Proteins from a single region of Aerococcus viridans:
- a CDS encoding hydroxyethylthiazole kinase has product MTIDLYTLKALPTYDNPFPLAKSPLIQCLTNTVTVESVANALLYVGAAPVMADQAAEMEIFFNQNDGALINIGSLSPEKIRNILLAARTADETDTPFVLDLVGASASPLRNDLAQEISASTPEVIKGNLSEMRTFCGLGSTGRGVDAGADDQSEAGLVELGQAMQEWVSDNTGTTLLATGPVDVVADASGIYYLKNGVDNLGRFTGTGDIIGALITALLGAGQPALEAVILAVSYFNLCGEKADTTTHGLADFRQATLNNLSLLLEDDGWVTGIKGGQL; this is encoded by the coding sequence ATGACAATCGATTTATATACATTAAAAGCTTTACCAACTTACGACAACCCCTTCCCATTAGCTAAAAGTCCGCTAATCCAGTGCTTAACCAATACCGTGACGGTGGAATCAGTGGCCAACGCTTTATTATATGTGGGGGCGGCCCCAGTCATGGCAGACCAGGCAGCTGAGATGGAGATTTTCTTTAATCAAAACGATGGGGCCTTGATCAATATTGGGAGTTTGTCGCCTGAGAAAATCCGCAACATTTTATTGGCTGCTAGAACAGCTGACGAAACAGACACGCCTTTCGTGCTGGATTTAGTAGGGGCTTCGGCCAGTCCCTTGCGTAATGACCTAGCACAAGAAATCAGCGCATCCACACCAGAGGTCATCAAGGGTAACTTGTCTGAAATGCGGACATTCTGTGGTCTAGGGTCGACTGGACGAGGTGTTGATGCTGGGGCCGATGACCAAAGTGAGGCGGGCTTAGTGGAACTGGGCCAAGCCATGCAAGAATGGGTGTCAGACAATACTGGCACAACTCTATTAGCAACAGGACCAGTAGACGTGGTCGCTGATGCATCAGGCATTTACTACTTGAAGAATGGGGTAGACAATCTTGGTCGCTTTACTGGGACTGGAGACATTATCGGCGCCTTGATTACAGCCTTATTAGGAGCTGGTCAACCAGCCCTAGAGGCTGTGATTTTAGCGGTATCTTACTTCAATTTATGTGGTGAAAAAGCGGACACAACAACACATGGTCTAGCCGATTTTAGACAAGCAACATTGAATAACCTATCCCTATTGTTAGAAGACGATGGATGGGTAACAGGTATCAAGGGAGGTCAACTATAA
- a CDS encoding GNAT family N-acetyltransferase, with amino-acid sequence MKNFEHYSQVDTEVLREIWNDILVDGVAFPGLDLYSSAAFEKKLASYDQVDVLLVDDQIAGYYLIKANNEGRASHVANGTYAVNKAFRGRGLINDLVAKSIETAKARGFRGIQFNAVVAENKAAIHTYEKFGFEIVGTIPGGFQVKEGRYVDMHIMYLDLTKTNP; translated from the coding sequence ATGAAAAATTTTGAACATTACAGCCAAGTCGACACGGAAGTCCTTAGAGAAATATGGAATGATATTTTGGTGGACGGTGTCGCCTTCCCTGGTTTAGACCTCTATTCAAGTGCCGCATTTGAGAAGAAACTGGCTTCTTATGATCAAGTTGACGTCTTGTTGGTGGATGATCAGATTGCTGGCTACTACCTGATTAAAGCAAATAACGAAGGTCGGGCAAGTCACGTAGCGAACGGGACTTACGCAGTGAATAAAGCCTTCCGGGGTCGAGGTTTGATCAATGACTTGGTAGCAAAATCCATTGAAACGGCTAAAGCGCGCGGTTTTAGAGGGATTCAATTTAACGCGGTTGTGGCCGAAAACAAGGCTGCTATCCATACTTACGAGAAATTTGGCTTTGAAATTGTGGGAACTATTCCAGGCGGTTTCCAAGTGAAAGAAGGTCGTTATGTGGATATGCATATCATGTATCTAGATTTAACGAAGACAAATCCCTAA
- the thiE gene encoding thiamine phosphate synthase yields MDYSLYLVTAGFDYQEDAFLQVVEDAVKAGVTLVQFRDKTATSRDAYALAQKLKAITDRYDVPLIINDRVDLALAVDAAGVHIGDDELPVDVVRKLIGPDKILGVSTKTLARAEEAYQQGADYLGVGAIFPTTTKDSSLVTVETLQTITSQVAIPVVAIGGIQLDNIKTLAGSGIAGISVVSEIMLADSVTQRVRDLKAKVADILEVD; encoded by the coding sequence ATGGATTACAGTTTATATCTAGTCACAGCAGGTTTTGATTACCAAGAAGACGCCTTTTTACAAGTGGTTGAAGACGCAGTCAAGGCGGGGGTTACTTTGGTTCAATTCCGGGACAAAACGGCAACCAGCCGCGATGCTTACGCCTTAGCCCAAAAATTGAAAGCCATCACCGACCGATATGATGTGCCATTGATTATCAACGACCGGGTGGACTTAGCGCTAGCGGTGGACGCAGCGGGTGTCCATATTGGCGACGACGAATTGCCGGTTGACGTGGTTCGGAAACTCATCGGACCAGACAAGATTTTAGGGGTCTCAACCAAAACCCTAGCGCGGGCAGAAGAAGCCTACCAACAAGGGGCGGATTATTTGGGTGTTGGGGCCATCTTCCCAACAACCACCAAGGATTCTAGCCTAGTGACAGTAGAAACTCTACAGACGATCACCAGCCAAGTAGCCATCCCCGTTGTCGCAATTGGCGGCATTCAACTGGATAATATTAAAACATTAGCCGGTAGTGGGATTGCGGGGATTTCAGTGGTTTCTGAAATTATGTTGGCAGATTCGGTGACACAACGCGTAAGAGATTTAAAAGCTAAAGTAGCGGATATTTTGGAGGTGGACTAA
- the thiD gene encoding bifunctional hydroxymethylpyrimidine kinase/phosphomethylpyrimidine kinase, which translates to MVNSTPQVVTIAGSDSGGGAGIQADLKTFQARKAFGMSIVVALTAQNTLGVQSALPVPQDFIDAQFASLKADFKIGAVKTGMLFNGAYVENVVKNLKEVDFGPLIVDPVMVAKGGHQLLDQDAVDAIRNKLLPLATLVTPNIPEAEIIADMTIESEADMLGAGLKIQGYGAKNVIVKGGHSKAERARDLVLFENGEQLWLSSPRVNTENTHGTGDTLSAAIAAELAKGTGLKDAIIIGKQFIQGAIADGIDVGHGHGPTNHWAELSDDIVVESE; encoded by the coding sequence ATGGTAAATTCAACACCACAAGTAGTGACAATCGCAGGATCAGACTCAGGCGGGGGTGCAGGGATTCAAGCTGACTTGAAAACTTTCCAAGCTCGCAAAGCCTTTGGTATGTCGATTGTTGTCGCCTTGACTGCCCAAAACACCCTAGGCGTCCAATCGGCCTTACCAGTACCCCAGGACTTTATCGATGCACAATTTGCCTCATTGAAAGCGGACTTCAAAATCGGCGCTGTCAAAACAGGCATGTTATTTAACGGGGCTTATGTAGAGAATGTGGTTAAAAATCTGAAAGAGGTAGACTTTGGACCTTTAATCGTTGACCCAGTCATGGTGGCTAAGGGTGGGCATCAATTGTTGGACCAAGACGCCGTCGACGCCATTCGAAATAAATTACTCCCTCTTGCGACCTTAGTCACACCAAATATTCCAGAAGCAGAAATCATCGCTGACATGACCATCGAATCAGAAGCGGATATGTTGGGGGCGGGACTGAAGATACAAGGATACGGGGCTAAAAACGTGATTGTCAAAGGGGGCCATTCAAAAGCAGAACGGGCCAGAGACTTAGTTCTCTTTGAAAACGGGGAACAATTATGGCTGTCTAGTCCACGGGTCAATACAGAAAACACCCATGGGACTGGGGATACCTTGTCAGCCGCAATCGCAGCCGAATTGGCTAAAGGAACTGGCTTGAAGGACGCTATCATTATCGGCAAGCAGTTTATACAGGGAGCCATCGCAGACGGAATCGACGTCGGCCATGGACACGGACCAACCAACCACTGGGCAGAATTGTCAGATGATATCGTCGTTGAAAGTGAATAA
- a CDS encoding glycerate kinase — translation MRKILVAPDSFKGSLTALEACEAMAIGIRRALPDAEIVEIPMADGGEGTVQSLVDATDGKVIEAEVVGPLGDPVTAKYGLLGNGKTAVIEMAEASGLGYVTEKTKDPMVTTTYGTGQLILACLDQGIQEIIIGLGGSATNDGGAGMAQALGYQLIDKAGNEIGYGGGALADLATIKVDQVDKRLKATHFIIASDVNNPLVGPEGASAVFGPQKGADEEMVASLDQNLQAFADIIQEDLGKSIADTPGAGAAGGLGGGFLAFTDAEMNKGIEMILAYTKLKEAAVGCDLCLTGEGGIDFQTKFGKTPYGVAQAFKSVNPDKKVIALAGHVGKRIDELYTEGIEAVFGIAPGAASLDDLIANAKDNLASTTENIIRAIYS, via the coding sequence ATGCGTAAAATTTTAGTGGCACCGGATTCCTTCAAGGGGTCCTTGACAGCTTTGGAGGCTTGCGAGGCAATGGCGATAGGCATTCGCCGAGCTCTGCCGGATGCGGAAATTGTGGAGATTCCCATGGCGGATGGTGGTGAAGGTACTGTCCAATCCTTAGTTGACGCAACGGATGGGAAAGTCATTGAAGCGGAAGTGGTTGGTCCCTTAGGTGATCCAGTAACGGCTAAATATGGGCTTCTAGGTAATGGCAAAACGGCCGTCATTGAAATGGCTGAGGCATCTGGCTTAGGCTACGTCACCGAGAAAACAAAGGATCCAATGGTGACGACAACATACGGAACTGGTCAATTGATTTTGGCTTGTCTTGACCAAGGTATTCAAGAAATTATTATTGGCCTTGGTGGTTCTGCAACCAATGATGGGGGTGCTGGAATGGCCCAAGCACTAGGCTACCAACTGATAGATAAAGCCGGCAATGAAATTGGCTACGGTGGTGGCGCCTTGGCTGACTTAGCAACCATTAAAGTTGACCAAGTAGACAAACGTTTAAAAGCTACCCACTTTATCATCGCTTCTGACGTCAACAATCCCCTGGTTGGTCCAGAAGGGGCTTCAGCTGTTTTTGGCCCACAAAAGGGGGCGGATGAAGAAATGGTCGCTAGTTTAGACCAGAATTTACAAGCATTTGCGGACATTATCCAAGAAGACTTAGGTAAATCAATCGCGGATACACCAGGTGCTGGAGCAGCGGGTGGTCTTGGCGGTGGATTCCTAGCCTTTACTGACGCAGAGATGAACAAGGGGATTGAAATGATTTTGGCCTATACCAAACTAAAGGAAGCGGCAGTAGGCTGTGACTTATGTTTGACGGGTGAAGGGGGCATTGACTTCCAAACGAAATTCGGAAAAACCCCATATGGTGTTGCCCAGGCCTTCAAGTCGGTCAATCCCGATAAAAAGGTCATCGCCTTAGCAGGCCATGTTGGCAAGCGTATTGATGAGCTCTACACTGAAGGCATTGAGGCAGTCTTTGGCATTGCGCCAGGTGCTGCTAGCTTGGATGATCTGATTGCCAATGCGAAAGATAATTTAGCGTCTACTACTGAGAATATCATTCGCGCTATTTATTCATAG
- the nagA gene encoding N-acetylglucosamine-6-phosphate deacetylase, with translation MVEENKYYIYADRIILADEVVEKAYLEVKDGQFGYATLEKPLKGEVKDYTGYTVAAGLVDTHIHGFQGADVMDDDFEAVQTMSKGLPSTGVTAFLPTTLTSSADLLTSVAGKIGDHYEEAEGAKILGIFFEGPWFTEEHKGAQNPAYMGDPDLGQFEIWQSAAKGLINKIALAPERKTAKAFTETITKEGVRVALAHSSATYEEATAVVDAGANIFIHTYNGMSGLHHRNPGMVGAAMATDDTYAEVICDGKHVHPGATKALVKAKGWDKTVLITDAMSAAGMPDGQYQLGEFPVIVKDGEARLESGNLAGSVLTLIQAVKNVVEWGVVDSEHALRMASQVPAASVGLEDQVGVIAPGRAADFIVVDADMNLKETYLNGVSVFQA, from the coding sequence ATGGTAGAAGAAAATAAATATTATATCTATGCGGACCGGATTATCTTAGCGGATGAAGTTGTAGAAAAGGCTTATTTAGAAGTCAAAGATGGCCAATTTGGTTATGCAACTTTAGAGAAACCCTTAAAAGGTGAGGTTAAAGACTACACGGGTTATACAGTGGCCGCTGGTTTAGTGGATACCCACATCCATGGTTTCCAGGGGGCAGATGTGATGGACGATGATTTTGAAGCGGTTCAGACTATGTCTAAAGGCTTGCCATCAACAGGTGTGACAGCCTTTTTGCCAACGACCTTAACGTCTTCTGCTGACTTGTTGACTTCTGTTGCTGGGAAAATCGGTGACCACTACGAGGAAGCTGAGGGGGCGAAAATTTTAGGTATCTTCTTCGAGGGACCATGGTTCACGGAAGAACACAAGGGGGCGCAAAACCCAGCCTACATGGGTGATCCTGACTTGGGTCAATTTGAAATCTGGCAGTCAGCGGCCAAAGGTTTGATCAATAAAATTGCCCTAGCGCCAGAGCGGAAGACGGCTAAAGCTTTCACAGAAACTATCACGAAAGAAGGGGTACGAGTAGCCCTAGCCCACTCATCTGCGACCTATGAAGAAGCGACTGCAGTGGTTGATGCGGGTGCCAACATTTTCATCCATACTTATAACGGCATGTCTGGTTTACACCACCGCAATCCAGGAATGGTTGGGGCAGCGATGGCAACGGATGATACCTATGCGGAAGTAATTTGTGATGGGAAACATGTCCATCCAGGTGCAACCAAAGCCTTGGTGAAAGCCAAAGGATGGGACAAAACAGTCTTGATTACAGATGCCATGTCAGCGGCAGGTATGCCCGATGGCCAATACCAATTAGGCGAATTCCCGGTTATTGTAAAAGATGGTGAAGCGCGACTTGAGTCAGGTAATTTAGCTGGGTCAGTCTTGACCTTGATTCAAGCGGTTAAGAACGTGGTTGAGTGGGGCGTTGTTGACAGTGAGCATGCCTTGCGCATGGCGTCGCAAGTGCCAGCAGCCTCTGTTGGTTTAGAAGACCAAGTTGGTGTGATTGCACCAGGCCGTGCAGCGGACTTCATTGTGGTTGACGCTGATATGAACCTAAAAGAAACTTACCTAAACGGTGTTTCAGTATTTCAAGCGTAA
- the relB gene encoding type II toxin-antitoxin system RelB family antitoxin: MHTSSFGVTDEEYLFIQYMAKLNNLSVSELVRTSLLTDLEKQIDITLYEKAMAQHQPKDESISHQETLEELGF, translated from the coding sequence ATGCATACATCTTCCTTTGGCGTTACGGATGAAGAATACTTATTTATTCAATATATGGCCAAATTGAATAACTTGAGTGTTTCAGAATTAGTGAGAACAAGTCTTCTGACAGACCTAGAAAAGCAAATAGATATAACCTTGTACGAGAAAGCAATGGCACAACATCAACCAAAAGATGAAAGCATATCTCACCAAGAGACGCTGGAAGAGTTGGGCTTTTAG
- the hisG gene encoding ATP phosphoribosyltransferase, with amino-acid sequence MITVALAKGRVYKAFNEFLADKDLNDYAEALTDSGRDLFREVGGVKFIFAKGKDVPTYVEQGVADLGVVGSDTIAEKLFNVLNVSELPFGQCRLAIAGPTNLDESDIKVVATSFPNITRKYFNQQKQDVSLIFLNGSVELAPILGLADAIVDIVQTGTTLKENDLKEYKTILPVQARLIANKQSFYTKEKEIYKFMQEIEVV; translated from the coding sequence ATGATTACTGTAGCTTTAGCTAAGGGTCGTGTTTACAAGGCTTTCAATGAATTTTTAGCAGATAAAGATTTAAATGACTATGCGGAGGCCTTGACGGATAGTGGTCGTGATCTCTTCCGTGAGGTTGGCGGGGTTAAATTTATTTTCGCAAAAGGAAAAGATGTCCCTACGTATGTGGAGCAGGGGGTTGCGGACCTCGGTGTTGTAGGGTCTGACACGATTGCTGAAAAGTTATTTAATGTCTTGAATGTGTCTGAATTGCCATTTGGTCAATGTCGACTAGCGATTGCCGGGCCTACTAACTTGGATGAATCAGATATCAAAGTGGTGGCAACATCATTTCCAAATATTACCCGCAAATACTTTAACCAACAAAAGCAAGATGTATCCTTAATTTTCTTAAACGGTTCGGTTGAATTGGCACCGATTCTAGGCTTAGCTGATGCGATTGTGGATATTGTCCAAACAGGGACAACCTTAAAGGAAAATGACCTTAAGGAGTACAAAACCATTTTGCCGGTACAAGCACGACTGATTGCCAACAAGCAGTCATTCTATACGAAAGAGAAAGAAATCTACAAGTTTATGCAAGAAATAGAGGTGGTATAA
- a CDS encoding ATP phosphoribosyltransferase regulatory subunit, whose amino-acid sequence MAISYLLQRISLARDYLETVSNAGFQLIDLNMVEPFDGDGKAEYPSNIVFEKEGQLYAIRSDWTRSILNYMKTYDLKQDNFAYYGPMVRDHQSTYQAGVELVEPSASQMANTIELHLDFVEQMSQASFNMIVVNNEEILDKYIEKFAFGPEIKGYVIEKNLSALGNTIGKDHYFYQLMAKPVSEQFDLVKKDFGDTNEMAVIHLLKETLEKRNTKMVLDLSFRSPQKYYNGFYFQAFLQGNSKPIFSGGQYANGWFGIGLNLSKGGFL is encoded by the coding sequence ATGGCAATATCTTACCTATTACAACGAATTTCATTAGCAAGAGATTATCTTGAAACAGTATCGAATGCTGGTTTCCAATTAATTGATTTGAATATGGTGGAACCATTCGATGGGGACGGCAAAGCCGAATATCCAAGTAACATTGTATTTGAAAAGGAAGGGCAATTATATGCCATTCGTAGTGACTGGACTCGGTCCATTTTAAATTACATGAAGACTTACGACCTGAAACAAGATAACTTCGCTTACTATGGTCCGATGGTGAGAGACCACCAATCAACTTACCAAGCAGGGGTTGAATTAGTGGAGCCAAGTGCTAGTCAAATGGCCAATACCATTGAACTACATTTAGATTTCGTTGAACAGATGAGCCAAGCGTCTTTCAATATGATTGTTGTAAACAACGAAGAAATTTTAGATAAATACATTGAAAAGTTTGCTTTTGGTCCTGAAATCAAGGGTTATGTAATTGAAAAGAACTTGTCGGCTCTAGGTAATACCATTGGTAAAGACCACTATTTCTACCAATTGATGGCTAAACCAGTTTCAGAGCAGTTTGACCTAGTGAAGAAGGACTTTGGTGATACAAACGAGATGGCCGTGATTCATTTGTTGAAAGAGACACTTGAAAAACGCAACACCAAAATGGTGCTTGATTTATCATTCCGGTCACCGCAAAAATATTACAATGGCTTTTATTTCCAAGCCTTTTTACAAGGGAATTCTAAACCTATCTTCTCAGGTGGACAGTACGCTAACGGCTGGTTTGGTATCGGATTGAATTTATCTAAAGGGGGATTTCTATGA
- a CDS encoding YkvA family protein, giving the protein MKQTSKMTLGKFAKALFNKETPTYIKAITGLALAYTVFPADVLPDIFGPLGFVDDAAVIGVLTTIAMSLLDHYNEKQATQTANTHTDFDPNKVIN; this is encoded by the coding sequence ATGAAACAAACATCAAAAATGACCTTGGGCAAGTTCGCTAAAGCCTTATTTAATAAGGAAACACCTACCTACATCAAGGCGATTACTGGATTAGCACTCGCTTATACCGTCTTCCCAGCTGATGTCTTACCAGATATCTTCGGTCCCTTGGGATTTGTGGATGACGCAGCGGTAATTGGTGTCTTGACGACGATTGCCATGTCCTTATTAGATCATTACAATGAAAAACAAGCTACGCAAACAGCCAATACACACACCGACTTTGATCCAAATAAAGTGATCAACTAG
- a CDS encoding ABC transporter substrate-binding protein codes for MNLKKFGLTLLSAATLAACGSVTQTANSSSSAGSEDSDTINIGGDFGLTGSASAYGSYINDGATLAFNEINEAGGIDGKQINYIATDNKSNVQESANEATRLLADENLSVLLASDIAASTEAAIQPAENAQVPMIIPSATVDDLTLDSQGNVFDYVFQIAFQISNQTEALGRFADEKGWGTAAVLQDNSSDYGQNLASQFEEDYSGDVVIKESFLSGDTDFSSILNNVKAQGPDVLFIAGYYPEGGAIVKQAREMGIDAAILGPNGLGNDEFINLAGAENVTDFYYATIFVTGEYGSDAANEFAEKYRAEFDTEPDLFSAGGYDAARLAADAIDRAGSTDPQAIRDALEETQDFEGVTGNISFDEDHNPVMDSFVVGYTEGEISSVEAVTAE; via the coding sequence ATGAATTTGAAGAAATTTGGTTTAACATTATTATCTGCAGCCACTCTAGCTGCCTGTGGTTCGGTTACACAAACAGCTAACAGCTCTTCTTCTGCAGGGTCAGAAGATTCTGATACGATTAACATCGGCGGGGACTTTGGTTTAACGGGATCAGCATCTGCTTACGGTTCTTACATCAATGATGGCGCAACGTTAGCCTTCAATGAAATCAACGAAGCCGGTGGTATCGATGGTAAGCAAATCAACTATATCGCAACAGATAACAAATCTAACGTTCAAGAGTCTGCCAATGAAGCCACTCGTCTGTTAGCAGATGAAAACTTGTCCGTATTATTAGCGTCAGATATCGCAGCCTCAACAGAAGCAGCGATTCAACCAGCAGAAAACGCGCAAGTCCCAATGATCATCCCTTCAGCAACAGTTGATGATTTAACATTGGATTCACAAGGAAATGTATTTGACTATGTCTTCCAAATTGCCTTCCAAATCTCTAACCAAACGGAAGCACTTGGCCGTTTTGCGGACGAGAAAGGTTGGGGCACGGCTGCCGTTTTACAAGATAACTCATCTGATTATGGTCAAAACTTAGCCTCTCAATTTGAGGAAGACTACTCAGGTGACGTTGTCATCAAAGAGTCATTCTTATCAGGAGACACTGACTTCAGCTCAATCTTAAACAACGTAAAAGCACAAGGTCCAGACGTATTATTCATCGCTGGTTACTACCCTGAAGGTGGGGCCATCGTGAAACAAGCCCGTGAAATGGGCATCGACGCTGCTATCTTAGGACCAAACGGATTAGGTAATGATGAATTCATCAACCTAGCTGGTGCAGAAAACGTAACCGACTTCTACTACGCAACCATCTTCGTAACAGGAGAATATGGTTCAGACGCAGCCAACGAATTCGCAGAGAAATACCGTGCGGAATTTGACACAGAGCCAGACTTGTTCTCAGCAGGTGGTTACGACGCAGCCCGCTTAGCAGCTGACGCCATCGACCGTGCCGGTTCAACAGACCCACAAGCCATCCGCGACGCCCTAGAAGAAACCCAAGACTTTGAAGGGGTAACAGGAAACATCTCATTCGATGAAGACCACAACCCAGTAATGGACTCATTCGTAGTAGGCTACACAGAAGGCGAAATCTCATCAGTAGAAGCCGTAACAGCTGAATAA
- a CDS encoding SLC13 family permease, whose product MIAASLATIAVIFGQFDPTYIKYDVLVSLFGLMIVLAFFQTSGLLRWASIKLIDWSGNSRVIVQSMVLASFFGSFLLSNDIAVLTLLPIYLNILRHLPAFKGRVLGATLIVVAANLGGVFFPFSNPQNLIIYSTYAVDFVSFMWWTLPLVVAGFILVMAATLFVEKRAAHTQVEGNAVDRSIVIQASIGMGLMVIAIFGLFNIFWTVTFIVAYVLLTNWRYLLQVDYLLLLTFASFFVLVGNITDLTLVQTWLAANISSKATAYLTGLLASQVFSNVPTTILVSPFTDQAHSLLMGVNIGGLGTMVASLANLIGFTIIRNAMTMDSRAYLKIFTIINVIFILILALLFFPW is encoded by the coding sequence GTGATTGCCGCAAGCTTGGCCACAATCGCTGTGATTTTCGGCCAATTTGACCCGACCTATATAAAATATGACGTCTTAGTCAGTTTATTCGGCTTGATGATTGTCCTAGCCTTTTTCCAGACGTCAGGATTATTACGGTGGGCGTCGATAAAATTAATCGACTGGTCCGGAAATAGCCGTGTCATCGTCCAATCCATGGTCCTGGCCTCATTCTTCGGGTCATTCCTATTGTCCAACGACATCGCCGTCCTGACCCTACTACCGATTTACTTGAACATCCTACGCCACCTACCAGCATTCAAGGGCCGTGTACTCGGGGCAACCCTGATTGTCGTAGCCGCAAACCTAGGCGGGGTCTTCTTCCCCTTCTCCAACCCACAAAACCTCATCATCTATTCAACATATGCAGTCGATTTCGTCAGCTTCATGTGGTGGACCCTACCCCTGGTGGTTGCCGGCTTTATCCTAGTTATGGCCGCAACGCTCTTCGTAGAGAAAAGGGCAGCCCACACACAAGTTGAGGGCAATGCAGTAGATAGGTCGATTGTTATTCAAGCAAGTATTGGCATGGGGCTCATGGTCATTGCCATCTTTGGCTTATTTAATATTTTTTGGACGGTGACCTTCATTGTAGCCTATGTCCTCCTGACTAACTGGCGGTATTTACTGCAAGTGGATTATTTACTGCTACTGACTTTCGCTTCATTTTTTGTGTTAGTCGGAAACATTACTGACTTAACACTTGTCCAAACTTGGTTGGCAGCTAATATTTCAAGCAAGGCCACGGCTTACCTAACTGGGCTCTTGGCTTCACAAGTCTTTTCAAATGTGCCAACCACTATTCTGGTTTCACCCTTTACAGACCAGGCTCATAGCTTGTTGATGGGGGTCAACATTGGGGGCTTAGGGACCATGGTGGCTTCATTAGCCAACTTAATCGGTTTTACCATTATTCGAAACGCTATGACCATGGATTCTAGGGCTTATTTAAAGATTTTCACCATTATAAATGTGATTTTTATTCTGATTTTAGCCCTTCTTTTCTTCCCATGGTAG